From Lysobacter lycopersici:
GATAATCCGCGCATGACCACGCTGCGCATCGCCACCCGCAAAAGCCCGCTCGCGCTGTGGCAGAGCGAACACGTCGCCGCGCGACTGCGCGCCGCGCACCCCCGCCTCGCCGTCGAACTGGTGCCGATGAGCACCCGCGGCGACGAGGTGCTGGATCGCTCGCTCGCCGCGATCGGTGGCAAGGGCCTGTTCCTCAAGGAGCTCGAACTTGCGATGCAGCGCGGCGAATCCGACTGCGCGGTGCATTCGCTCAAGGACGTGCCGATGGAACTCGAACCGGGCTTCGCGTTGCCGGCGATCCTCGAGCGCGAGGATGCGGCCGATGCCTTCGTGTCGAATGATTACGCGGACATCGATGCGCTGCCGCAAGGCGCGCGGGTTGGCACCTCTTCGCTGCGGCGGCAGGCGCAGTTGCGTGCATTGCGTCCCGATCTCGAACTCCGCGATCTGCGCGGCAACGTCGGCACACGCCTGGGCAAGCTCGACGCCGGCGAATACGACGCCATCGTCCTCGCCTGCGCGGGCCTGAAGCGCCTCGGCTTCGGCGAACGCATCCGCGCGCGGCTGGATGCGCCGCAGTGGCTGCCGGCGCCGGCGCAGGGCGCGATCGCGGTCGAATGCCGCGAAGGCGACGACACGTTGCGCGAATTGTTGTCGGTACTGGATCACGCCGATACGCGCGTGCGGGTCGAAGCCGAGCGCGCGATGAACCGCGCGTTGCACGGCAGTTGCCACGTGCCGGTGGCCGCGTTCGCGACGCTCGATGGCGAGCACCTGTCGCTGTCCGGATTGGTCGGTTCCGCCATCGATGGCCGTGTCGTGCGCGCCGATGCGAAGGGTCGCGGCGATGCGCCGGAATGCCTCGGGCTGGAAGTCGCGGAATTGCTGCTGGCGCAGGGCGCGCGCGGTTTGATCGACGCGGCGTTGTAGGGGCGACGCCAGATCGCTCGGATCCGGCGTCGCCGTCCATCAGCGGAAGTAGTCATGGCGGTTCATGCCGTCGAAAGCCGCCGGAATCGAGGCAGCAGCGCTTGAACCGGTTTCCGGAGCCGCATGGGCATGGATCGTTGCGGCCGAGTTTCTCGCAGAGTTCCTTGTCGCCGTGGACAAAACCTGCGGCCTTTCTTCACGCGGGTTTCGGAAGGGAAGCCCTTGCGGCGCTTGCTCGTGGTCTCAAAAGGAGGCCTGGTCGTGGTTGCGTTTCATGGCACGTCTCCATGTGTCTGCCCGTTGCGGGCGGCGCATTCTACGTCGGCAGCAATCGCTTTTGTAGGAGCGGGTTGATGGCTTAGGTCGCGAGCCGACGATAACCAGCATATGACCAGGCCAGAACGACCAGTCCGCACCAAACCAATGCAAATTTCGTCAACTGAGTGGCAAACAAAAGATGAGGGAATGAACTGAGCAAGGGTTCATGGCGAAGAACGGGGAGAAGTTCCTGCGTCCAATATGAAGCGTACGCATCCGCTGCATAGTAAAGAGGGGCGACCCAGCCAGCACTCAGAAGCGCGACGGCTGCGGCTTTTAGCTTTTGTGCCTTCATCAAATGCCTCATTGGGTTCTGCTCAGTAATACAACGTCACCAAATGCTTCGCCTGGGCGAAGAACAGCCAGCGTTCGAGGAAGGCGCCGCAAATCGCGCAGAGCGTGGCGATGTCGAGCCACGGCCACGGACGTGAAGTCGCGATCGCCAGCGCGATGCAGAGAATCGGAAGCGCGGCGAACAGCAGCAAAGAAAACACGCGCATCTTCCGCGCATGTTTGCGCGCGACGACGAAGCCCATTTCCTTGGTCAAATAATTCGCCTCGGTGTGCGGTCGTTCGAACACCGATGGCTTGCGGTTCGGCAGGCCGATGGCATCGCCGCGGGTTTGCGGCAGCGGCTTCGCATCGATCGCACGCCAGTAGGCGAGCTTCAGGATAGCCATCGCGATGGTGAGTACAAGCAGCACCGGCAGCGCGAAACGCAGCACCGGCGTCGGTTGCGGCAATGCGGCGAAGGCGAGTCCGCCGGTGAGCAGGGCGAAGCCGATGTAGCCCGGCAGCACCAGCGGATGCCGCCACGCGGGGATCGGCTTCAGCGAGGCGTAGATCATCGCGGTGCTGCAGATGGTGCCGAGCGCGCACACGGCGAGCAGGGCGGCGAGCGGGCGTTGCACGATCTCGTGCGGGATCGGCAGCGGAGCGACCATCAGCACCGCGACGGCGAGGGTCGCGACCGCCATCACGCCCTCGCGCGACATCCACGACGTGCGCCATTGCGTGAACGCGCGCCACACGCGCAGCGGTTTGCCGAGGTGCCACAGCGAAGCGACGATGCCGATGGTGGTCAGCACCGCGCCGAGCAGCAGCGCGAAGAACCAGCCGATGGGTTCGAAGTCGTAGGCACGCGGCCCGAGCGCGATGCGCAGGCCCAGCCATAGCCACAGGCCGTAGCCGGTGCCGGAGAGCGTGGTGAAGAGGATGACGGAAAGGGCCGGGTTCATGCGTCAGCGCTTGAGGATGCGGTTCAACCAGCGCTGCGCGAGGTTGCCGGTGTCGGCCTGCGAAGCATCGTCCGTCGTCGCGTCATCTCCCGTGCGGCGCGGGCGCGGCGGCAGGTAGCGGTTCACCGGCTGGTAGCCGAGTTCGGGCATCAGCGCCACGCCGCCGCGTTCGGCCACGAGTTTCGACACATCCGAATCCGGATCGCCGAGGTCGCCGAAATGCCGCGCGCGGGTCGGGCAGGCCTGCACGCAGGCCGGCTGGCGATCGATCTCGTCGAGCTTGTCGTTGTAGATGCGGTCCACGCACAGCGTGCATTTCTTCATCACGCCTTCGACGTGCGAATACTCGCGCGCGCCATAGGGGCAAGCCCAGCTGCACAGCTTGCAGCCGATGCACTTGTCCTCGTCGACCAGCACGATGCCGTCCTCGGCGCGCTTGTAGCTGGCGCCGGTCGGGCAGACGGTCACGCAGGCCGGTGTTTCGCAATGCAGGCAGGAACGCGGGAAGTGCAATGTCTGCGCGGGCTGCTTCGTCGCCGCGTCCGCTTCCAGCTCGTAGCTGTGCACGCGGTTGAACCACACGCCCTGCGGATCCTTGCCGTAGGGGCGCTCGTCGGTCAACGGCCCGGCGATACCGCCCGCGTTCCACTCCTTGCAGCTGGTGGCGCAGGCGTGGCAGCCGACGCAGGTGTCGAGGTCGATGACCAGCCCGAGCTTCTTCTTCGATGGCGGCGGCAATGCGGTCATCCGGAGGGAATGATACGCGCGCGGTCGCCGCGGGTCAGGGATAGAACGGCCAGAACCGAGGGATCAGCCACATCGAGAGCACGCAGAACAGCGCGATCAGCGGGATGCCCACCTT
This genomic window contains:
- a CDS encoding dimethyl sulfoxide reductase anchor subunit family protein; translated protein: MNPALSVILFTTLSGTGYGLWLWLGLRIALGPRAYDFEPIGWFFALLLGAVLTTIGIVASLWHLGKPLRVWRAFTQWRTSWMSREGVMAVATLAVAVLMVAPLPIPHEIVQRPLAALLAVCALGTICSTAMIYASLKPIPAWRHPLVLPGYIGFALLTGGLAFAALPQPTPVLRFALPVLLVLTIAMAILKLAYWRAIDAKPLPQTRGDAIGLPNRKPSVFERPHTEANYLTKEMGFVVARKHARKMRVFSLLLFAALPILCIALAIATSRPWPWLDIATLCAICGAFLERWLFFAQAKHLVTLYY
- the hemC gene encoding hydroxymethylbilane synthase — its product is MTTLRIATRKSPLALWQSEHVAARLRAAHPRLAVELVPMSTRGDEVLDRSLAAIGGKGLFLKELELAMQRGESDCAVHSLKDVPMELEPGFALPAILEREDAADAFVSNDYADIDALPQGARVGTSSLRRQAQLRALRPDLELRDLRGNVGTRLGKLDAGEYDAIVLACAGLKRLGFGERIRARLDAPQWLPAPAQGAIAVECREGDDTLRELLSVLDHADTRVRVEAERAMNRALHGSCHVPVAAFATLDGEHLSLSGLVGSAIDGRVVRADAKGRGDAPECLGLEVAELLLAQGARGLIDAAL
- a CDS encoding 4Fe-4S dicluster domain-containing protein, whose product is MTALPPPSKKKLGLVIDLDTCVGCHACATSCKEWNAGGIAGPLTDERPYGKDPQGVWFNRVHSYELEADAATKQPAQTLHFPRSCLHCETPACVTVCPTGASYKRAEDGIVLVDEDKCIGCKLCSWACPYGAREYSHVEGVMKKCTLCVDRIYNDKLDEIDRQPACVQACPTRARHFGDLGDPDSDVSKLVAERGGVALMPELGYQPVNRYLPPRPRRTGDDATTDDASQADTGNLAQRWLNRILKR